The following coding sequences lie in one Changpingibacter yushuensis genomic window:
- the aroC gene encoding chorismate synthase, whose translation MFRWSTAGESHGRALVALVEGVPAGLAFSTEDLRSALARRRKGYGRGARQAFEQDVCTILTGVRHGSTLGSPIAMEIGNSEWPKWETVMSPDPVDPDALKIDAGTGDEREVARNRPLTAPRPGHADLVGMNKFGFDDARPVLERASARETAARVALGALASAINAQVAGITVISHVVRIGSAVDRSGYVPVPEDAAALDRSAVRCLAPEYEAAMIAEIDAAKKAGDTLGGVAEVLIYGVPQGLGSYTTPLSRLDAKFAGALMSIQSVKGVEVGDGFETAARLGSEAHDEIVRTEGRVRRLTNRAGGIEGGMSNGEPIRLSIAFKPISTVPRALRTIDVTTGEPAMALHQRSDTTAVVPGAVVAEAMAALVVAEELIEKLGGDAVSQMRANLAAYLDSIPEVRR comes from the coding sequence GAGTACTGCAGGAGAATCTCATGGCCGCGCGTTGGTTGCCCTTGTAGAAGGCGTGCCCGCAGGGTTAGCTTTCTCGACAGAGGACCTCCGCTCGGCGTTAGCCCGCCGTAGGAAAGGGTATGGCCGGGGCGCCCGCCAAGCGTTTGAGCAGGACGTCTGCACGATTCTCACGGGAGTGCGCCACGGGAGCACGCTGGGTTCGCCTATTGCGATGGAGATTGGGAATTCGGAATGGCCGAAGTGGGAGACAGTGATGTCTCCAGATCCTGTGGATCCCGATGCTCTCAAGATTGACGCGGGTACCGGAGATGAGCGCGAAGTGGCACGGAATCGCCCGCTTACTGCTCCGCGCCCGGGGCACGCCGATCTGGTGGGCATGAACAAGTTTGGTTTTGACGATGCGCGTCCAGTTTTGGAGCGCGCATCAGCTCGTGAGACCGCGGCACGGGTCGCGTTGGGGGCACTGGCCAGTGCTATCAACGCGCAGGTTGCTGGGATAACAGTGATCTCCCACGTGGTGAGAATCGGCAGCGCAGTTGATCGCTCCGGGTATGTTCCAGTACCTGAAGATGCCGCAGCCTTGGACCGCTCTGCCGTGCGTTGCTTGGCGCCAGAATATGAGGCTGCAATGATCGCAGAGATTGATGCAGCGAAGAAGGCGGGGGACACCTTGGGAGGTGTGGCCGAGGTCTTGATCTACGGAGTCCCGCAAGGCCTCGGAAGCTACACCACTCCACTCTCCAGATTGGACGCCAAGTTTGCTGGTGCACTTATGTCTATTCAATCCGTCAAGGGCGTTGAGGTTGGCGATGGATTTGAGACTGCAGCGCGCCTGGGAAGCGAGGCACATGATGAGATCGTGCGTACCGAGGGGCGCGTCAGGCGCTTGACCAATCGGGCTGGCGGCATTGAAGGTGGTATGTCCAATGGTGAACCGATTCGTCTCAGCATCGCCTTCAAACCAATCTCCACGGTACCGCGAGCGCTGCGCACTATCGACGTGACCACCGGGGAGCCAGCTATGGCACTTCACCAGCGATCAGACACCACTGCCGTGGTGCCAGGCGCAGTGGTTGCGGAAGCCATGGCCGCGCTCGTCGTCGCCGAAGAACTCATTGAA